One Micromonospora sp. FIMYZ51 genomic window carries:
- the urtA gene encoding urea ABC transporter substrate-binding protein: MTLLRGRRILTGAMTLVAVAALAACGSKTSDSSGSAGVSADVSGDTVKVGLLNSLSGTMAISEVTVRDSIMLAVEEINAAGGVLGKKIQPIGEDGASDWPTFAEKAEKLIREDRVAAVFGCWTSASRKAVKPVFEKNKALLFYPVQYEGLEQSPYIFYTGATTNQQIVPGLDYLKAQGAKSLYLVGSDYVFPRTANKIIKAYAEANGMQVLGEDYAPLGSTEFGTITNKVKSSGADAVFNTLNGDSNVAFFKEYKSAGLTAASMPVVSVSIAEEEVKSIGTQYLEGQLTAWNYYQTTPGAANEKFVAAYKAKYGADKPTSDPMEAAYVSVYLWKAMVEKAGSFEVEKVREASDGITFEAPEGLVTVDGATQHIAKTARVGKVGADGLITEVWNSGAPITPDPYLKSYPWAGGLS, from the coding sequence ATGACACTGTTGCGGGGACGCCGCATCCTGACGGGTGCCATGACCCTGGTCGCCGTGGCCGCACTGGCCGCGTGCGGCAGCAAGACCTCCGATTCCAGCGGCTCCGCCGGTGTCAGCGCCGACGTTTCCGGCGACACCGTCAAGGTCGGCCTGCTCAACTCGCTCTCCGGCACGATGGCCATCAGCGAGGTGACCGTCCGCGACTCGATCATGCTGGCGGTCGAGGAGATCAACGCCGCTGGCGGGGTGCTCGGCAAGAAGATCCAACCGATCGGCGAGGACGGCGCCTCGGACTGGCCGACGTTCGCGGAGAAGGCCGAGAAACTGATCCGGGAGGATCGCGTCGCGGCGGTCTTCGGCTGCTGGACCTCGGCCAGCCGCAAGGCGGTCAAGCCGGTGTTCGAGAAGAACAAGGCGCTGTTGTTCTACCCCGTGCAGTACGAGGGTCTGGAGCAGTCGCCGTACATCTTCTACACCGGCGCCACCACGAACCAGCAGATCGTTCCCGGCCTCGACTACCTGAAGGCGCAGGGCGCGAAGTCGCTCTACCTCGTCGGCTCCGACTACGTCTTTCCGCGTACCGCGAACAAAATCATCAAGGCGTACGCGGAAGCCAACGGAATGCAGGTGCTGGGGGAGGACTACGCCCCGCTCGGCTCCACCGAGTTCGGCACGATCACGAACAAGGTGAAGTCCTCCGGGGCGGACGCCGTCTTCAACACCCTCAACGGTGACAGCAACGTCGCCTTCTTCAAGGAGTACAAGTCCGCCGGGCTGACCGCGGCAAGTATGCCTGTGGTGTCGGTGTCGATCGCCGAGGAGGAGGTCAAGAGCATCGGCACGCAGTACCTGGAGGGCCAGCTGACCGCCTGGAACTACTACCAGACCACCCCGGGCGCGGCGAACGAGAAGTTCGTCGCGGCGTACAAGGCCAAGTACGGCGCGGACAAGCCGACAAGCGACCCGATGGAGGCCGCGTACGTCTCGGTCTACCTGTGGAAGGCAATGGTGGAGAAGGCCGGCAGCTTCGAGGTGGAGAAGGTCCGCGAAGCCTCCGACGGCATCACCTTCGAGGCACCCGAGGGCCTGGTCACCGTGGACGGAGCGACCCAGCACATCGCCAAGACGGCGCGGGTCGGCAAGGTCGGCGCGGACGGCCTGATCACCGAGGTGTGGAACTCCGGTGCGCCGATCACGCCCGACCCGTACCTCAAGAGCTACCCGTGGGCCGGCGGCCTGAGCTGA